A single window of Deltaproteobacteria bacterium DNA harbors:
- a CDS encoding thiolase family protein yields the protein MRDVYILGVGTTACGRFPEKAAHVLGREAAWAAIKDAGIHPRKIEIAFCGHVYQGMGVGQRTLKEIGLVGQPTINVEGACGSGTLSFWEAWRTIAFGQYDIALALGVENLSRVLSGGPLPLEEDDIEVSLGMGMPGLYAIRAKRYMMEYGVTSEQLAKVVVKSRHHASLNPIAQYRKEMTIEEVLDSPMIADPLTRNMCCPVGDASAAAVLCSADLVDKLATKQPIKVLGCVAQSGKYSSPKGLTCDPSENVMRTSKMAYEKAGLGPEDMDVAEIHDAFSIAEMMVYEALGFCEKGEGARLIEDGSTWVNGGGVAVNPGGGLLSRGHPVGATGLLQTAEIVWQLRGEAGKRQQEGAKVGIIETMGGAQPAMDGITCVVSILGK from the coding sequence ATGAGAGACGTATACATTCTTGGAGTGGGGACGACCGCTTGCGGGAGGTTTCCCGAGAAAGCCGCTCACGTGCTGGGCCGCGAGGCCGCGTGGGCCGCGATAAAGGACGCCGGGATTCACCCGAGAAAGATAGAGATCGCTTTCTGCGGCCATGTCTATCAGGGCATGGGAGTCGGCCAGAGAACACTCAAGGAGATCGGACTCGTGGGCCAGCCCACTATCAACGTAGAGGGCGCGTGCGGGAGCGGGACACTCTCGTTCTGGGAAGCCTGGAGAACAATTGCATTCGGACAGTACGATATTGCCCTTGCTCTTGGAGTGGAAAACCTGAGCAGAGTGCTGTCGGGCGGCCCGTTGCCCCTGGAAGAGGACGACATCGAGGTCTCTCTGGGAATGGGAATGCCCGGCCTGTACGCAATAAGGGCGAAGAGATACATGATGGAATACGGAGTGACGAGCGAGCAGCTGGCGAAAGTGGTTGTGAAAAGCCGTCATCACGCGTCACTGAATCCGATAGCTCAATACAGAAAGGAAATGACAATAGAAGAAGTGCTGGACTCCCCGATGATTGCGGACCCGCTGACACGTAATATGTGCTGCCCCGTAGGGGACGCTTCCGCGGCGGCGGTGCTGTGCTCGGCCGACCTTGTCGACAAGCTCGCTACGAAGCAGCCGATAAAGGTGCTTGGCTGCGTCGCCCAGTCCGGTAAATACTCAAGCCCCAAAGGACTCACGTGCGACCCCTCCGAAAACGTGATGAGAACGTCTAAAATGGCCTATGAGAAGGCGGGACTCGGGCCCGAGGATATGGACGTGGCGGAAATTCATGACGCTTTCTCCATAGCCGAGATGATGGTCTACGAGGCGCTCGGATTCTGCGAGAAAGGGGAGGGCGCCAGGCTCATAGAGGACGGGAGCACGTGGGTAAACGGCGGCGGCGTGGCCGTTAATCCGGGCGGAGGACTCCTGTCGAGGGGCCATCCTGTGGGCGCCACGGGACTGCTGCAGACGGCTGAGATAGTCTGGCAGTTAAGGGGCGAGGCCGGCAAGCGTCAGCAGGAGGGCGCCAAAGTCGGCATTATCGAAACTATGGGCGGAGCCCAGCCGGCTATGGACGGAATAACCTGCGTCGTAAGCATACTGGGTAAGTAG
- a CDS encoding MaoC/PaaZ C-terminal domain-containing protein translates to MSQESTRLFYEDLEEGAEHKSTGRTITETDVVSFAGLSGDFNNMHIDEEFAKKTVFKTRVAHGLCVLSVASGLWFTMPRLATIAFMGLEDWRFSGAVKFGDTIHITRKLVEKREHKRPNMGFLIFEVNVHNQQDEIVQKGKWVILVQRKENA, encoded by the coding sequence ATGTCACAGGAATCAACCAGGCTTTTTTACGAAGACCTTGAGGAAGGGGCCGAGCACAAAAGCACGGGCAGAACCATAACCGAAACTGACGTTGTGAGCTTTGCGGGGTTGTCGGGCGACTTCAACAACATGCATATAGACGAGGAGTTTGCCAAGAAAACCGTGTTCAAAACGAGAGTAGCTCACGGACTCTGCGTTCTGTCGGTAGCGTCCGGCCTGTGGTTCACGATGCCGCGTCTGGCCACCATAGCCTTCATGGGACTCGAGGACTGGAGGTTCTCTGGGGCCGTGAAATTCGGCGATACCATTCATATCACCCGCAAGCTCGTCGAGAAAAGAGAGCACAAGCGCCCCAATATGGGCTTCCTTATCTTCGAAGTCAATGTTCACAATCAGCAGGACGAGATCGTTCAGAAGGGAAAATGGGTGATCCTGGTTCAGAGAAAGGAAAACGCGTAA
- a CDS encoding thiolase family protein: protein MASKIPNTKEAREVLKKNKIVIAGVGETEQGKIPDKSSFHFLSEASKLAIQDAGIKKSDVDGLVTAFSLVEHTFMHCTTFADYFGMRPRFFSSVAVGGATAVWMVAEAAMAIASGQAEVVLCVRGDNTLSGISSSGMVALIREMCHAEFEFPYGLTTPGGYALAAQRYLHDFGATREHLASVAVTMRKHAAMKENAMNKDPLTVEDVINSRIIAEPLTKYDCSIISDGGAAFIVTTEDKAKELGIQNPLAHLWGMGQGYSHQYLTTLHDLDQIYNAINTSGQKAFQTAGIGPSDIDVAFLYDCFTITVLLELEGLGLVPKGEGGPFALEGRMEIGKDLPVNTHGGLLSQAHLGAMHHVIEATLQLRGSAAGERQVKDAEVALVHGNGGIVSAHSTIVLGKEPLS from the coding sequence ATGGCAAGTAAAATCCCGAATACGAAAGAGGCCAGAGAGGTTCTCAAAAAAAATAAAATCGTGATAGCGGGTGTTGGAGAAACCGAGCAGGGGAAGATCCCCGATAAAAGCTCCTTTCACTTCTTATCTGAAGCTTCAAAGCTGGCAATTCAGGATGCGGGCATTAAGAAGTCCGACGTGGACGGATTGGTAACGGCGTTTTCGCTTGTTGAGCATACATTTATGCATTGCACCACTTTTGCCGACTACTTCGGCATGAGGCCGAGATTTTTCTCGTCGGTTGCCGTAGGCGGAGCGACCGCCGTGTGGATGGTGGCCGAAGCGGCTATGGCTATAGCTTCCGGTCAGGCGGAGGTTGTGCTCTGCGTAAGGGGAGACAACACCCTTTCCGGTATTTCGTCTTCCGGCATGGTTGCGTTAATAAGAGAAATGTGTCACGCGGAATTCGAGTTTCCCTACGGACTCACCACGCCCGGGGGTTACGCGCTTGCTGCCCAGAGATATCTTCACGATTTCGGCGCCACCCGTGAGCACCTTGCGTCGGTAGCCGTAACGATGCGCAAGCACGCCGCCATGAAAGAGAACGCCATGAACAAGGATCCCCTGACGGTGGAAGACGTTATAAACTCACGCATCATTGCGGAGCCGCTTACAAAATACGACTGTTCTATTATCTCGGACGGCGGCGCGGCGTTCATCGTCACCACCGAAGACAAAGCCAAAGAGCTGGGAATACAAAACCCCCTCGCGCACCTGTGGGGCATGGGCCAGGGTTATTCACATCAATACCTGACAACGCTCCACGACCTGGATCAGATATATAATGCGATCAACACCTCGGGACAAAAAGCATTCCAGACTGCCGGAATCGGCCCGTCGGACATAGATGTGGCGTTTCTCTATGACTGCTTCACCATAACCGTGTTGCTGGAGCTTGAAGGTTTGGGGCTTGTCCCGAAAGGGGAGGGCGGCCCGTTTGCGCTCGAGGGACGGATGGAGATCGGGAAAGACCTTCCCGTAAACACCCACGGGGGCCTCTTGTCTCAGGCTCACCTGGGCGCAATGCACCACGTTATAGAAGCTACCCTTCAGTTGAGGGGGAGCGCGGCCGGAGAGAGGCAGGTGAAAGATGCGGAGGTTGCGCTTGTACACGGAAACGGCGGCATAGTATCCGCCCACAGCACCATAGTGCTCGGCAAGGAACCACTCTCATAA
- a CDS encoding OB-fold domain-containing protein — MSENKTYDKPLPEFRPETKPYWDGAKNHELLLPRSKETGKFFFYPRALSPGEDMSEDLEWVKASGKAKVWTYAIHHMGPSKAYKGDPPYVVALVELEEGVKMMTNIVECDPNDVHVGMEVEVVFDDVTDEVTLPKFKPAR; from the coding sequence ATGTCAGAAAATAAAACATACGATAAACCGCTGCCCGAATTCAGGCCGGAAACCAAACCCTACTGGGACGGGGCCAAAAATCACGAATTACTCCTGCCCAGATCAAAAGAGACGGGGAAGTTTTTCTTTTACCCACGCGCACTCTCCCCCGGAGAGGATATGTCCGAGGACCTGGAGTGGGTAAAGGCGAGCGGCAAGGCAAAGGTTTGGACATACGCGATTCATCATATGGGACCGTCCAAGGCCTATAAAGGGGACCCCCCCTATGTGGTGGCCCTTGTGGAGCTCGAAGAGGGCGTGAAGATGATGACGAACATCGTCGAGTGCGACCCCAATGACGTTCACGTCGGCATGGAAGTGGAGGTTGTTTTCGACGATGTCACAGACGAAGTGACATTGCCGAAGTTCAAGCCTGCTAGATAA
- a CDS encoding AmiS/UreI family transporter produces the protein MAIDMLLGYVLLLVGFVFFCNGMTVLGKTGAKEVGVLNLAVAILILIAAWHLHTLDLTAGTALVSVFALIYFMVAGIFIHGYDAKGLGWYCLFATVVFIWYGYHFFTLEAAIPGMMYYALFCWAWALLVFLAFLVFSLGKALGPAVAWLFLIESILTLLIPGMLLLTGKWGPITALSAGS, from the coding sequence ATGGCAATAGATATGTTGCTTGGCTACGTGTTGTTGCTTGTAGGATTTGTGTTTTTCTGTAACGGTATGACCGTTTTGGGCAAAACAGGGGCTAAGGAAGTCGGAGTTCTTAATCTGGCCGTAGCTATACTGATTTTAATAGCGGCGTGGCATCTGCACACGTTGGACTTGACCGCAGGTACCGCTCTGGTTTCCGTGTTTGCTCTGATTTATTTTATGGTTGCTGGAATATTCATTCATGGATATGACGCCAAAGGGCTCGGATGGTACTGCTTGTTCGCAACCGTTGTCTTCATATGGTACGGCTACCATTTCTTCACTCTCGAAGCGGCTATCCCCGGCATGATGTACTATGCTCTTTTCTGTTGGGCATGGGCATTGCTTGTTTTCCTGGCTTTCCTGGTGTTCTCTTTAGGAAAAGCATTGGGTCCGGCAGTAGCATGGCTCTTCCTCATTGAGTCGATTCTTACGCTTCTTATTCCCGGAATGCTTCTTCTCACCGGAAAGTGGGGTCCGATTACAGCACTCAGTGCCGGTAGTTAG
- a CDS encoding NAD-dependent deacylase, with protein MDNVTHVAEAFADLVLSSSNAAALTGAGISTESGIPDYRSPGTGLWEKMDQSVVSLDGFIRAPSRYYDYALELYPVRKAAKPNPAHLMLAELEKRGVLKGVITQNVDGLHQDAGSAEVHELHGSLRQAVCLGCSVLQSMDEVMESVISGENPPLCPDCGGVLKPNAVFFGEMLPQVPWRRSIELAGAADLFVAIGSSLQVSPANTLPDIALQGGAGLVILNLTPTPFDDDAELVVREKIGEFSSAVLEILGP; from the coding sequence ATGGACAACGTAACTCATGTGGCCGAGGCGTTCGCAGATCTCGTTTTATCTTCCTCGAACGCGGCGGCCCTGACAGGCGCGGGCATCAGCACCGAGTCGGGCATACCGGACTACCGCTCTCCCGGAACGGGCCTTTGGGAAAAAATGGATCAATCGGTCGTATCCCTTGACGGTTTTATAAGAGCCCCTTCCCGCTACTACGACTACGCGCTCGAGCTCTACCCCGTGAGAAAGGCCGCGAAACCCAACCCGGCCCACCTCATGCTTGCGGAGCTTGAAAAGAGAGGGGTGCTGAAAGGTGTCATTACCCAAAATGTGGACGGTCTCCATCAGGACGCCGGCTCCGCCGAGGTTCATGAGCTGCACGGCTCCCTGAGACAGGCCGTATGTCTCGGCTGCAGCGTGCTTCAGTCGATGGACGAGGTGATGGAGAGTGTGATTTCAGGCGAAAACCCGCCCCTGTGCCCCGATTGCGGAGGGGTCCTTAAGCCGAACGCCGTATTTTTCGGCGAAATGCTGCCGCAGGTTCCCTGGCGGAGGTCAATTGAGCTCGCCGGCGCAGCCGACCTCTTTGTAGCTATTGGCTCCTCCCTTCAGGTGTCCCCCGCCAACACCCTTCCGGATATAGCGCTTCAGGGGGGCGCCGGGCTCGTCATCCTGAACCTGACACCCACCCCCTTCGACGACGACGCGGAGCTTGTCGTCAGGGAGAAAATAGGAGAGTTTTCCTCAGCAGTGCTCGAGATTTTAGGCCCCTGA